A stretch of Arachis hypogaea cultivar Tifrunner chromosome 15, arahy.Tifrunner.gnm2.J5K5, whole genome shotgun sequence DNA encodes these proteins:
- the LOC112747522 gene encoding uncharacterized protein: MDFFLNGMNGIGDESECPFDAMDMQRCPFLRNINKPTNFSFSSAYMSVPVHGRKGPIFEDGPSFDMAFKLFHGKDGVVPLFERSDFNNGCREADSMPVFNPLAGRAATISLSAFGPGGLFNFGNLSDKWKKQKSESSKKKEHSSLEGDASKHEALGNEWLANGNCPIAKSYRAVSNVLPLVATAFRPPPGIKIRCPPAVVAARAALARTAFVKNLRPQPLPAKMLCIAAMGMALNVPLGMWKEHTKKFSLSWFAAVHAAVPFIAMLRKSVVMPKSAMALTIAASILGQVIGSRAERIRLKAAAVAETGKVAAETASSVANYNPMQIGDIRVGCCGPEGMVLKTLPGKDTGSTSTANVCY, translated from the exons ATGGACTTTTTTCTAAACGGAATGAATGGGATTGGTGATGAATCTGAGTGCCCCTTTGATGCAATGGACATGCAAAGGTGCCCATTCTTGAGGAACATCAACAAACCTACAAACTTCTCCTTCTCTTCAGCTTATATGTCTGTTCCT GTCCATGGAAGAAAGGGTCCTATATTTGAAGATGGTCCTAGTTTTGACATGGCATTTAAGCTCTTCCATGGGAAAGATGGAGTTGTTCCCCTCTTTGAGAGATCTGACTTTAACAATGGCTGTAGGGAAGCCGATTCCATGCCTGTTTTTAACCCATTAGCAGGAAGAGCTGCTACCATAAGTCTGTCAGCATTTGGACCTGGTGGCCTATTTAATTTTGGGAATCTTTCTGATAAATGGAAGAAGCAGAAGTCGGAATCATCAAAGAAAAAGGAACACTCGTCGCTG GAAGGAGATGCATCAAAGCATGAAGCACTTGGAAATGAATGGCTAGCAAATGGAAATTGCCCTATAGCCAAGTCTTATAGAGCTGTAAGCAATGTTCTCCCACTTGTTGCTACGGCTTTTCGGCCACCACCTGGAATAAAGATTAGATGCCCACCTGCTGTTGTTGCTGCAAGAGCTGCTCTTGCTCGTACAGCATTTGTGAAAAACCTGCGCCCGCAGCCCCTTCCTGCGAAAATGCTTTGTATTGCAGCAATGGGCATGGCACTTAATGTGCCCCTGGGCATGTGGAAGGAACACACCAAGAAATTCTCGCTGTCTTGGTTTGCAGCCGTGCATGCTGCTGTTCCCTTTATAGCCATGCTTCGGAAGTCGGTAGTGATGCCTAAATCAGCAATGGCATTGACCATTGCAGCTTCTATCCTCGGCCAGGTCATTGGCTCAAGAGCTGAGCGTATCCGGCTGAAAGCAGCAGCAGTAGCTGAGACCGGAAAAGTGGCAGCAGAGACGGCAAGCAGCGTGGCCAACTATAATCCCATGCAGATTGGTGATATTAGGGTTGGTTGCTGTGGTCCGGAGGGGATGGTCCTGAAGACACTTCCCGGTAAGGACACTGGTTCAACTTCAACTGCCAATGTGTGTTAttaa
- the LOC112747523 gene encoding replication protein A 70 kDa DNA-binding subunit A-like, producing the protein MEVKLTESAITKMCENSSSAEDLKPILQVMDFKLVQSQQNNTERFRLVLSDGSHYQQSMLATQKNDLIHSGKLQRGSIIVLNQYTCSLVQGRSIIIIIELDILLDKCELLGKPVSATKFAPSQSATDQSGITSGNNVPGPSPEPPKVNQPASSVGSSSFDMGRFGASNAPPAYPKAEPRAMGPSSGIAGYSSTNVPFTYPKPEPGATLPRSGQSGGSYGDQNVGYRNPQSEASRPFQNSYARPPQPMYRQPSPVYNNRGPAARNEAHPRIIPIAALNPYQNNWTIKARVTAKGELRHYSSARGDGKVFSFDLLDSDGGEIRATCFNTVADQFYNVIEAGNIYLLSRGHLKAANKDFNHLRNDQELTLDIATIIQPCHDDVSIPQQTFNFRPIIEVETIENNTILDVIGVVSSISPTASIMRKNGTETQKRTLQLKDMSGRSVELTMWGNFCNAEGQRLQSLCDAGRFPVLAAKAVRVSDFNGKSVGTIATSQLFVEPDFVDACRLREWFDKEGRNVPTISLSREASNFGKSDVRKTVSQIKDEKLGTSEKPDWISVCASISYMKVDNFCYTACPVLIGDRQCNKKVTNNGDGKWRCERCDQTVDACDYRYILQFQIQDHTGLTWVTAFQESGEEIMGMSAKELYNLKFEQMDDEKFAEIMRKVLFGKYMFKLKVKEETYSDEQRVKSTVVKAEKVSFPSESKFLLDMIDKLKSENGEGTNPSSIANTAGLVSTGTGQSMPPPVYNSVMSNSSAGIDYRNQYSNSFATSTGAPAPASYMSCSICGCSGHSSAQCPNNMMNMPAQPAARGGGFTSRASAGSGGASGECFKCHQPGHWAKDCPAYGAAPPAYGSANGMQGRYGIAPKQQYGGY; encoded by the exons ATGGAGGTGAAACTCACCGAATCGGCGATTACGAAGATGTGCGAGAATTCCAGTTCGGCTGAGGATCTGAAGCCGATTTTGCAAGTAATGGACTTCAAGCTTGTGCAGTCGCAACAGAACAATACCGAGAGGTTCCGTTTGGTTCTCTCTGATGGCTCCCATTACCAGCAAAGCATGCTCGCTACGCAGAAGAACGATTTGATCCATTCTGGCAAGTTGCAGAGAGGTTCTATCATCGTTCTCAATCAGTACACATGCAGCCTTGTCCAGGGCCGATC GATCATTATTATCATTGAACTAGATATTCTGTTGGACAAATGCGAGCTACTTGGAAAACCGGTCAGTGCAACAAAATTTGCTCCGTCACAATCTGCAACTGATCAATCAGGAATTACCTCTGGGAATAATGTGCCTGGTCCTTCTCCGGAACCCCCAAAAGTAAATCAACCTGCTAGTAGTGTTGGCTCTTCTAGTTTTGACATGGGGAGATTTGGTGCATCAAATGCCCCTCCTGCTTATCCAAAAGCAGAGCCTAGAGCTATGGGACCTAGTTCTGGCATTGCAGGTTATAGTTCAACAAATGTTCCTTTTACTTATCCTAAACCAGAGCCTGGAGCTACATTACCTAGATCAGGACAGTCTGGTGGGTCTTATGGTGATCAGAATGTGGGTTATCGCAATCCCCAATCTGAGGCATCAAGGCCCTTTCAAAATTCTTATGCTCGTCCACCTCAGCCCATGTATCGTCAGCCATCTCCGGTGTACAATAACAGAGGCCCTGCGGCAAGAAATGAAGCTCACCCTAGGATCATTCCAATAGCCGCATTGAATCCATACCAGAATAACTGGACAATTAAAGCTAGAGTAACAGCTAAGGGAGAACTCAGGCACTATAGTAGTGCCCGAGGTGATGGAAAAGTGTTTTCTTTTGATCTTCTTGATTCTGATGGTGGAGAAATCCGGGCAACTTGCTTTAATACTGTGGCTGATCAGTTTTACAATGTAATTGAAGCTGGAAATATCTATCTGCTTTCCAGGGGACATTTAAAGGCAGCAAATAAGGACTTCAATCACCTTCGTAATGATCAAGAACTGACCCTTGATATAGCCACCATTATACAACCGTGCCATGATGATGTGTCAATTCCACAGCAGACTTTTAACTTCCGTCCAATTATTGAAGTTGAAACTATTGAAAACAATACTATTTTGGATGTGATTGGTGTGGTGTCTTCTATTAGTCCTACTGCTTCAATTATGAGGAAAAATGGTACTGAAACTCAAAAGCGAACCCTCCAGTTAAAAGACATGTCTGGTCGAAGTGTTGAATTAACCATGTGGGGAAATTTTTGCAATGCAGAAGGACAAAGGCTACAAAGTCTCTGTGATGCTGGAAGATTTCCAGTTTTGGCTGCCAAAGCCGTCAGAGTAAGTGATTTCAACGGGAAGTCAGTTGGGACCATAGCCACTAGCCAGCTATTTGTAGAGCCTGATTTTGTGGATGCTTGTAGGCTGAGGGAATGGTTTGACAAGGAGGGGAGGAATGTTCCTACTATTTCTCTTTCCAGAGAAGCATCTAATTTTGGCAAGTCTGATGTGCGGAAGACCGTATCCCAGATTAAAGATGAGAAATTAGGGACATCTGAGAAGCCTGATTGGATATCTGTTTGTGCAAGTATTTCATACATGAAGGTTGATAACTTCTGCTACACAGCTTGCCCTGTCCTGATAGGTGACAGGCAATGCAACAAAAAAGTGACTAATAATGGAGATGGGAAATGGCGATGTGAAAGGTGTGATCAGACTGTTGATGCTTGTGATTATAGGTACATTCTGCAATTCCAGATTCAGGATCACACTGGCTTGACATGGGTTACTGCTTTCCAGGAGAGTGGCGAGGAGATCATGGGTATGTCTGCTAAAGAATTGTATAACCTTAAATTCGAACAAATGGATGATGAAAAATTTGCAGAAATCATGCGTAAGGTTCTCTTTGGTAAGTATATGTTCAAGTTGAAAGTAAAGGAGGAAACGTACAGTGATGAGCAGCGTGTCAAGTCGACGGTAGTAAAAGCAGAGAAAGTAAGCTTTCCATCTGAATCTAAATTTCTTCTGGATATGATTGATAAGCTTAAGTCTGAGAATGGAGAAGGTACCAATCCTAGCTCCATAGCTAATACTGCCGGACTAGTCAGCACTGGAACTGGACAATCTATGCCACCACCAGTTTACAATTCTGTGATGAGCAACAGTAGTGCCGGTATTGATTATAGAAACCAATATAGCAACTCTTTTGCTACTTCAACTGGTGCTCCTGCTCCTGCTTCATATATGTCATGTAGCATATGTGGTTGCTCTGGTCACAGCTCTGCACAATGCCCTAATAATATGATGAATATGCCTGCTCAGCCGGCAGCAAGAGGCGGTGGATTCACAAGCAGGGCATCTGCCGGATCAGGAGGAGCCTCCGGCGAATGCTTTAAATGCCATCAACCTGGCCATTGGGCAAAAGATTGCCCTGCTTACGGTGCAGCACCACCAGCTTATGGAAGCGCTAACGGAATGCAAGGTAGATATGGAATTGCCCCAAAGCAACAATATGGAGGATATTGA
- the LOC112747524 gene encoding replication protein A 70 kDa DNA-binding subunit E-like, whose product MAVQLTPSAITTICSNHFSSIENLKPVLQVIHVKLFPSQDRYCLVLSDGSHYQQSILATKKNHLLTSGTLQTGSIIVLTLFTTSVIQNSTIIIIVDLDVILKKCNPIGTPVSANFDESYANRNMGFCNPESQASISPFQNSYVHQPQPMHQQPMKMPEAKENFTPSVCLDIQAVWKRCETVEKEVQSLKDSLSLINRKDSEQRKQIEDLRKQNAELAGEKQRLLQAIQGILSDNRRI is encoded by the exons ATGGCTGTTCAACTCACCCCATCGGCGATAACCACAATTTGCTCGAACCATTTCAGTTCGATTGAGAATCTGAAGCCGGTTTTGCAAGTAATCCACGTGAAGCTTTTCCCGTCGCAGGACAGGTACTGCTTGGTGCTCTCCGATGGCTCTCACTACCAGCAGTCTATACTCGCCACCAAGAAGAACCACTTGCTCACTTCCGGCACCTTGCAGACTGGTTCCATCATCGTCCTCACTTTGTTCACCACCTCCGTTATCCAGAACAGCAC GATTATCATCATCGTTGATCTAGATGTGATACTTAAGAAATGTAATCCGATTGGAACTCCTGTGTCAGCAAATTTTGATGAATCTTATGCAAATCGAAACATGGGTTTCTGCAATCCTGAATCTCAGGCTTCAATAAGCCCCTTTCAAAATTCATATGTTCATCAACCTCAGCCCATGCATCAACAGCCAATGAA AATGCCCGAGGCAAAGGAAAATTTCACACCATCAGTTTGCTTGGATATTCAAGCTGTCTGGAAGCGGTGTGAAACCGTTGAAAAGGAAGTTCAATCATTAAAAGATAGTTTGTCCCTCATCAACAG GAAGGATTCAGAACAAAGAAAGCAGATAGAAGACCTTCGGAAGCAGAATGCAGAGTTGGCAGGCGAGAAACAGCGACTCCTACAAGCGATTCAAGGAATTTTGTCGGATAATCGAAGGATCTAA
- the LOC112747526 gene encoding uncharacterized protein, whose protein sequence is MDPSSEPHDEVPNKIPVWLSVLRLALAIALPLMALFSIPFLVGLLLVVFDDFSIPSPISLPSQCKIVSRGVDLRSSKICELGLLNYKAKDVFHHFERSKYRCRFDYYWASVFQVEYKDHFSGQIQVAFAEAPNEALPLYCRPNFGAAWLTQYKFKVNETYDCWYTSGVSKVRFDQDNLFSCQADGQSALEKIKLYSNMATEMVRSWFSGRIRNKYWKWETIAGLVAGFSTSLISITFFRFLQLLLSKTYRCFTSWILSRRVNAVFIKRACFLLAYLSFVAWLAVEYGKRLGLMDIFSIHRS, encoded by the exons ATGGATCCTTCGTCTGAGCCGCACGATGAAGTTCCCAATAAAATCCCCGTTTGGCTTTCCGTGCTGCGGTTGGCTCTGGCAATTGCACTCCCCTTGATGGCGCTCTTCTCGATTCCGTTTCTGGTAGGGTTGTTGTTGGTGGTTTTCGACGATTTCTCAATCCCTAGCCCCATTTCTCTCCCATCACAGTGCAAAATTGTCTCCAGAG GTGTTGATCTTAGGTCATCCAAGATTTGCGAACTTGGATTGTTAAATTATAAAGCAAAAGATGTATTTCATCATTTTGAAAGGAGCAAATATCGCTGTAGATTTGATTACTATTGGGCTTCAGTATTCCAG GTGGAGTATAAAGATCACTTTTCAGGTCAGATACAAGTTGCATTTGCAGAGGCTCCAAATGAGGCCCTTCCTCTTTATTGCAGGCCTAATTTTGGTGCTGCATGGTTGACACAATACAAATTTAAG GTCAACGAAACTTATGATTGTTGGTACACATCTGGTGTATCTAAAGTGCGTTTTGATCAAGATAACCTTTTCAGTTGCCAGGCAGATGGGCAGTCTGCTCTTGAGAAGATTAAACTATATTCTAATAT GGCCACGGAGATGGTGCGCTCGTGGTTTTCCGGTAGGATAAGGAACAAGTATTGGAAATGGGAAACCATAGCCGGTCTTGTGGCTGGGTTCTCAACTTCTTTGATCTCTATAACCTTTTTTAGGTTCCTACAACTACTACTATCTAAAACATATCGGTGTTTTACATCATGGATATTGTCTCGACGAGTCAATGCTGTTTTCATCAAGCGGGCATGTTTTCTTTTGGCATACTTATCCTTTGTAGCTTGGTTAGCTGTTGAATATGGGAAGAGGCTTGGTCTAATGGATATTTTCAGCATCCATAGATCATAG
- the LOC112747525 gene encoding protein CYCLOPS-like yields MEMEGRGFSGLYKNTSDELFLKTVIESPIGMPVPTMETLGFKNVSQSFRVDSEELFKRWLTNGEVYNSSSMGLNRRLSKRVSTELANVSNQQHVGVISEERSNDKPYVQTNNPLSNDVSGDFNFPVRDPADRELQPGNLFLAKAWFLSDQRMTRSRSSELRRRYTEMQNAQAAQSIESMCMMPQHVDGIDTMKQEAANLNGIDYHSMYELPNQQRSFMTPSNSSSSTFKTLQFGDADKVSSSVSILKDTLQRKRAEKEAADKSLNGIFCPQEPVFQTSFLEGQENWSHQKPVNVQAMSNGQVDHGVLQTLEGSMNFVMDSFANQTNQMYIGTASQEPSQSESSAAAPVVSSGLDACEGPSNSNQTLGESSWKQVGVSKSSENTQNKVKGFREQIMDNLKDDRKRRSLDRYGSVSSAVSEEKVDTTKKRRVERSRKMAEAKERNLTPSVPSDMQAVLKRCETLEKEVRSLKLNLSFMNRKDSEQTKQIEDLQKQNEELADEKERLLEEIERMLSENGKI; encoded by the exons ATGGAAATGGAAGGGAGGGGATTCTCTGGCTTGTACAAGAACACAAGTGATGAGTTGTTCCTCAAGACTGTGATTGAGAGCCCTATTGGAATGCCAGTTCCGACCATGGAGACGTTGGGATTCAAGAATGTTTCTCAAAGCTTTCGCGTCGACAGCGAGGAGCTCTTCAAACGCTGGCTAACTAATGGAGAG GTTTATAATTCATCAAGCATGGGACTTAACAGGCGATTATCAAAGAG GGTGTCCACAGAACTTGCCAATGTGTCTAATCAGCAGCATGTTGGTGTAATTTCAGAAGAAAGAAGCAATGACAAACCATATGTACAAACTAATAACCCTTTATCCAATGATGTTTCAGGTGACTTTAATTTTCCAGTCAG AGATCCTGCAGATAGAGAACTGCAACCTGGTAACTTGTTCCTGGCCAAG GCATGGTTTCTTAGTGATCAAAGAATGACTAGGAGCCGGTCATCCGAATTGAGGAGGAGGTATACTGAAATGCAAAATGCGCAGGCAGCACAAAGTATCGAATCTATGTGCATGATGCCTCAACATGTTGATGGTATTGACACTATGAAACAAGAAGCAGCAAATTTAAATGGTATTGATTATCACTCGATGTATGAGCTTCCAAACCAGCAGCGATCATTCATGACTCCATCCAACTCATCTTCATCTACCTTCAAGACACTTCAATTCGGTGACGCAGATAAAGTTTCATCTTCTGTCAGCATACTAAAAGACACTCTGCAACGCAAGAGAGCCGAGAAGGAAGCCGCAGATAAAAGCCTAAATGGAATCTTTTGTCCTCAAGAACCTGTTTTCCAAACTAGTTTTCTTGAAGGACAAGAAAATTGGAGTCATCAGAAGCCAGTGAATGTTCAAGCTATGTCCAATGGCCAAGTTGATCACGGAGTCCTGCAAACGCTCGAAGGATCGATGAACTTTGTTATGGATAGCTTTGCTAATCAGACAAACCAAATGTATATAGGGACAGCTTCACAAGAACCTTCTCAAAGTGAATCCTCTGCTGCTGCACCTGTTGTCTCCTCTGGTTTAGATGCTTGTGAAGGTCCCAGCAATTCAAATCAAACTCTTGGCGAAAGCTCATGGAAACAAGTGGGAGTGAGTAAAAGTTCAGAGAATACTCAAAATAAAGTCAAAG GTTTCAGAGAACAGATAATGGATAATCTCAAAGATGATCGGAAG AGGAGAAGTCTAGACAGATATGGATCTGTATCATCAGCAGTCTCAG AGGAAAAAGTAGACACTACAAAAAAGCGCAGGGTGGAACGTTCAAGGAA AATGGCTGAGGCAAAGGAAAGAAACTTAACACCATCAGTTCCCTCGGACATGCAAGCTGTCTTGAAGCGGTGCGAGACCCTTGAAAAGGAAGTCCGGTCGCTAAAACTTAATCTGTCCTTCATGAATAG GAAGGATTCTGAACAGACAAAACAGATAGAAGACCTTCAGAAGCAGAACGAAGAGTTGGCAGACGAAAAAGAGCGCCTCCTAGAAGAGATTGAAAGAATGTTATCAGAAAATGGAAAAATCTAA